The following coding sequences lie in one Drosophila sulfurigaster albostrigata strain 15112-1811.04 chromosome 2R, ASM2355843v2, whole genome shotgun sequence genomic window:
- the LOC133836214 gene encoding uncharacterized protein LOC133836214 isoform X7 produces MAQRNHRIDRFAQMSKQEEIIAKKRQEILEKQRTAQLAKAVAAAQSLAAQMKTMETLLPVTTPAAATEQDEHDEEHEKEPEEVLTTPQCSGTAEEEAGDALETENGDQTGVGVGKGRTGDDLTPKTLNSFTGKTGKITFSLKRQQLPQPNVEQPPPKVKNTFCNDGSFLENFKKILEKHEQPKPAPPIIVVPTSEENNAIDSPSGENNSPQQPIEQVVSTIATSAAAAVIATSMAGSMTVANTAPNPLAFSLPGPPPPPPPFAFNPTLLAQGPPQMPMPAFFHGHHHHPHHLLHPAAVPPPPPPPPPQLPIALANLTPIYMQLGPTQLPPEAAAMHQLNAIPQPREFDLNAIPKPQINLEAIQIPNVTPSEQLGLLPELVTVNPPPPPPPPTQPEELPQQQQSQQQQPQLTTPPQGFFMIRAANSIEAIAHNSSIMDASGQSDNASSS; encoded by the exons ATGGCGCAACGTAATCATCGCATTGATCGCTTTGCGCAAATGAGCAAACAGGAGGAGATAATTGCCAAGAAGCGACAAGAGATACTCGAAAAACAGAGGACAGCGCAGCTGGCGAAAGCCGTCGCCGCTGCCCAATCTTTGGCAGCTCAAATGAAAACGATGGAAACGCTGCTACCAGTGACAacgcctgctgctgctaccgAACAGGATGAGCACGATGAGGAGCACGAAAAAGAGCCAGAAGAGGTGCTAACAACACCACAGTGCTCTGGGACTGCTGAGGAAGAAGCAGGCGATGCGCTGGAAACGGAGAATGGCGATCAAACGGGCGTTGGAGTTGGAAAGGGAAGAACAGGTGACGACTTAACGCCCAAGACATTAAACAGTTTTACCGGAAAGACGGGTAAAATCACATTTAGCCttaagcggcagcagctgccacaaccCAATGTCGAGCAGCCTCCGCCCAAGGTGAAGAATACGTTTTGTAACGATGGTTCCTTTCTGGAGAACTTTAAAAAGATACTGGAAAAACACGAACAGCCCAAGCCAGCGCCACCCATTATAGTGGTGCCTACTAG CGAAGAAAACAATGCCATTGACTCGCCAAGTGGCGAGAACAACAGTCCACAGCAGCCAATTGAGCAGGTTGTCAGCACAATAGCAACGAGTGCAGCGGCTGCGGTCATCGCCACCTCCATGGCTGGCAGCATGACTGTCGCGAATACAGCACCCAATCCTCTGGCATTTAGTTTGCCTGGCccaccgccaccaccaccgccgTTTGCGTTTAATCCTACACTACTGGCACAGGGACCACCACAAATGCCAATGCCGGCTTTCTTCCAcggtcatcatcatcatccacatCACTTACTGCATCCGGCTGCagtgccaccgccgccgccgcctccaccGCCACAGTTGCCTATTGCGTTGGCAAACTTAACGCCCATCTATATGCAATTGGGACCAACACAATTGCCGCCCGAGGCGGCGGCAATGCATCAATTGAATGCGATACCGCAACCAAGAGAATTCGATTTGAATGCAATACCAAAGCCACAGATTAATCTGGAGGCCATCCAAATACCGAATGTCACACCGAGCGAACAGTTGGGATTGCTGCCCGAGCTGGTAACGGTAAATCCACCGCCACCTCCACCGCCTCCCACGCAACCCGAGgagctgccacagcagcaacagtcgcaacaacaacaaccacagctgACAACACCGCCACAAG gTTTCTTTATGATAAGAGCTGCGAACAGTATCGAAGCTATCGCACACAACTCCTCGATTATGGACGCCAGCGGGCAGAGCGACAACGCGAGCAGCAGCTAA
- the LOC133836214 gene encoding uncharacterized protein LOC133836214 isoform X6, translated as MAQRNHRIDRFAQMSKQEEIIAKKRQEILEKQRTAQLAKAVAAAQSLAAQMKTMETLLPVTTPAAATEQDEHDEEHEKEPEEVLTTPQCSGTAEEEAGDALETENGDQTGVGVGKGRTGDDLTPKTLNSFTGKTGKITFSLKRQQLPQPNVEQPPPKVKNTFCNDGSFLENFKKILEKHEQPKPAPPIIVVPTSSEENNAIDSPSGENNSPQQPIEQVVSTIATSAAAAVIATSMAGSMTVANTAPNPLAFSLPGPPPPPPPFAFNPTLLAQGPPQMPMPAFFHGHHHHPHHLLHPAAVPPPPPPPPPQLPIALANLTPIYMQLGPTQLPPEAAAMHQLNAIPQPREFDLNAIPKPQINLEAIQIPNVTPSEQLGLLPELVTVNPPPPPPPPTQPEELPQQQQSQQQQPQLTTPPQGFFMIRAANSIEAIAHNSSIMDASGQSDNASSS; from the exons ATGGCGCAACGTAATCATCGCATTGATCGCTTTGCGCAAATGAGCAAACAGGAGGAGATAATTGCCAAGAAGCGACAAGAGATACTCGAAAAACAGAGGACAGCGCAGCTGGCGAAAGCCGTCGCCGCTGCCCAATCTTTGGCAGCTCAAATGAAAACGATGGAAACGCTGCTACCAGTGACAacgcctgctgctgctaccgAACAGGATGAGCACGATGAGGAGCACGAAAAAGAGCCAGAAGAGGTGCTAACAACACCACAGTGCTCTGGGACTGCTGAGGAAGAAGCAGGCGATGCGCTGGAAACGGAGAATGGCGATCAAACGGGCGTTGGAGTTGGAAAGGGAAGAACAGGTGACGACTTAACGCCCAAGACATTAAACAGTTTTACCGGAAAGACGGGTAAAATCACATTTAGCCttaagcggcagcagctgccacaaccCAATGTCGAGCAGCCTCCGCCCAAGGTGAAGAATACGTTTTGTAACGATGGTTCCTTTCTGGAGAACTTTAAAAAGATACTGGAAAAACACGAACAGCCCAAGCCAGCGCCACCCATTATAGTGGTGCCTACTAG CAGCGAAGAAAACAATGCCATTGACTCGCCAAGTGGCGAGAACAACAGTCCACAGCAGCCAATTGAGCAGGTTGTCAGCACAATAGCAACGAGTGCAGCGGCTGCGGTCATCGCCACCTCCATGGCTGGCAGCATGACTGTCGCGAATACAGCACCCAATCCTCTGGCATTTAGTTTGCCTGGCccaccgccaccaccaccgccgTTTGCGTTTAATCCTACACTACTGGCACAGGGACCACCACAAATGCCAATGCCGGCTTTCTTCCAcggtcatcatcatcatccacatCACTTACTGCATCCGGCTGCagtgccaccgccgccgccgcctccaccGCCACAGTTGCCTATTGCGTTGGCAAACTTAACGCCCATCTATATGCAATTGGGACCAACACAATTGCCGCCCGAGGCGGCGGCAATGCATCAATTGAATGCGATACCGCAACCAAGAGAATTCGATTTGAATGCAATACCAAAGCCACAGATTAATCTGGAGGCCATCCAAATACCGAATGTCACACCGAGCGAACAGTTGGGATTGCTGCCCGAGCTGGTAACGGTAAATCCACCGCCACCTCCACCGCCTCCCACGCAACCCGAGgagctgccacagcagcaacagtcgcaacaacaacaaccacagctgACAACACCGCCACAAG gTTTCTTTATGATAAGAGCTGCGAACAGTATCGAAGCTATCGCACACAACTCCTCGATTATGGACGCCAGCGGGCAGAGCGACAACGCGAGCAGCAGCTAA
- the LOC133836214 gene encoding uncharacterized protein LOC133836214 isoform X5, whose amino-acid sequence MAQRNHRIDRFAQMSKQEEIIAKKRQEILEKQRTAQLAKAVAAAQSLAAQMKTMETLLPVTTPAAATEQDEHDEEHEKEPEEVLTTPQCSGTAEEEAGDALETENGDQTGVGVGKGRTGDDLTPKTLNSFTGKTGKITFSLKRQQLPQPNVEQPPPKVKNTFCNDGSFLENFKKILEKHEQPKPAPPIIVVPTSSEENNAIDSPSGENNSPQQPIEQVVSTIATSAAAAVIATSMAGSMTVANTAPNPLAFSLPGPPPPPPPFAFNPTLLAQGPPQMPMPAFFHGHHHHPHHLLHPAAVPPPPPPPPPQLPIALANLTPIYMQLGPTQLPPEAAAMHQLNAIPQPREFDLNAIPKPQINLEAIQIPNVTPSEQLGLLPELVTVNPPPPPPPPTQPEELPQQQQSQQQQPQLTTPPQETCIQLPTCIENLIALVAENGEDYEDKIRLHRSELHPALW is encoded by the exons ATGGCGCAACGTAATCATCGCATTGATCGCTTTGCGCAAATGAGCAAACAGGAGGAGATAATTGCCAAGAAGCGACAAGAGATACTCGAAAAACAGAGGACAGCGCAGCTGGCGAAAGCCGTCGCCGCTGCCCAATCTTTGGCAGCTCAAATGAAAACGATGGAAACGCTGCTACCAGTGACAacgcctgctgctgctaccgAACAGGATGAGCACGATGAGGAGCACGAAAAAGAGCCAGAAGAGGTGCTAACAACACCACAGTGCTCTGGGACTGCTGAGGAAGAAGCAGGCGATGCGCTGGAAACGGAGAATGGCGATCAAACGGGCGTTGGAGTTGGAAAGGGAAGAACAGGTGACGACTTAACGCCCAAGACATTAAACAGTTTTACCGGAAAGACGGGTAAAATCACATTTAGCCttaagcggcagcagctgccacaaccCAATGTCGAGCAGCCTCCGCCCAAGGTGAAGAATACGTTTTGTAACGATGGTTCCTTTCTGGAGAACTTTAAAAAGATACTGGAAAAACACGAACAGCCCAAGCCAGCGCCACCCATTATAGTGGTGCCTACTAG CAGCGAAGAAAACAATGCCATTGACTCGCCAAGTGGCGAGAACAACAGTCCACAGCAGCCAATTGAGCAGGTTGTCAGCACAATAGCAACGAGTGCAGCGGCTGCGGTCATCGCCACCTCCATGGCTGGCAGCATGACTGTCGCGAATACAGCACCCAATCCTCTGGCATTTAGTTTGCCTGGCccaccgccaccaccaccgccgTTTGCGTTTAATCCTACACTACTGGCACAGGGACCACCACAAATGCCAATGCCGGCTTTCTTCCAcggtcatcatcatcatccacatCACTTACTGCATCCGGCTGCagtgccaccgccgccgccgcctccaccGCCACAGTTGCCTATTGCGTTGGCAAACTTAACGCCCATCTATATGCAATTGGGACCAACACAATTGCCGCCCGAGGCGGCGGCAATGCATCAATTGAATGCGATACCGCAACCAAGAGAATTCGATTTGAATGCAATACCAAAGCCACAGATTAATCTGGAGGCCATCCAAATACCGAATGTCACACCGAGCGAACAGTTGGGATTGCTGCCCGAGCTGGTAACGGTAAATCCACCGCCACCTCCACCGCCTCCCACGCAACCCGAGgagctgccacagcagcaacagtcgcaacaacaacaaccacagctgACAACACCGCCACAAG AAACGTGCATACAATTGCCAACGTGCATAGAAAACCTAATCGCACTGGTCGCCGAAAATGGTGAAGATTACGAAGATAAAATACGTTTGCATAGAAGCGAATTGCATCCGGCCTTGTGGTAA